In Spirosoma aureum, a single genomic region encodes these proteins:
- the udk gene encoding uridine kinase, translating into MTTKPFIVGITGGSASGKTSFLKDVINAFSEDEICLISQDNYYRTLDHIPIDQNGVYNFDQPGTINHELFAEHLSLLHAGKTVETPEYTFNNPNAVARTLIYRPTPIIIVEGLFVFHFPDVASQLDLKVYITAKNRIKLDRRLVRDQAERGLTEELIHYQWKHHVRPAYQEFVKPHKDEADIVIPNNNHYQKGLDVVIAFLKTKVR; encoded by the coding sequence ATGACCACCAAACCGTTTATCGTTGGTATTACCGGCGGCAGTGCTTCCGGCAAAACATCGTTTCTGAAAGATGTTATCAATGCATTCTCAGAGGACGAGATTTGCCTGATTTCGCAGGATAATTATTACAGGACTCTCGATCATATACCGATCGATCAGAATGGCGTTTACAATTTTGACCAGCCAGGTACTATTAATCACGAACTCTTTGCGGAGCATTTAAGCCTGTTGCATGCCGGGAAAACGGTTGAAACACCCGAATACACGTTTAACAATCCGAATGCGGTGGCCAGAACGCTGATATATCGCCCAACACCCATCATTATTGTTGAAGGGTTATTTGTGTTTCACTTTCCTGACGTAGCTAGTCAACTCGACCTTAAAGTATATATTACAGCTAAAAATAGAATTAAACTTGATAGGCGGCTTGTACGGGACCAGGCTGAACGGGGTCTGACCGAAGAGTTGATTCATTATCAGTGGAAGCATCACGTTCGCCCGGCTTACCAGGAGTTTGTTAAACCCCACAAAGACGAAGCCGATATTGTCATCCCCAATAATAATCACTACCAGAAAGGGCTGGACGTAGTCATTGCATTTTTGAAGACGAAGGTACGTTAA
- a CDS encoding MotA/TolQ/ExbB proton channel family protein: protein MLLLQVPAVDTTAASLSATAAAQPQSLQLFDLVAKGGWVMIPIAFLFFSALYLIFERYFVIRSQTKSDPNFIDNIRDMVAQGNIKSAESFAKNQRTAMGRVFEKAIGRIGSPIKEIESTVETVGQIELSRLERNMGYLGIIAGIAPMMGFIGTISGIIRIFYDISLSDNISVGIIAGGLYEKMITSGAGLIVGVIAYTGYHLLNMMIERFTLALEINAFEFIEVLQKPTAEPARMR from the coding sequence ATGCTCTTGCTTCAGGTTCCGGCCGTTGACACTACGGCCGCATCGCTGTCGGCCACAGCGGCTGCTCAACCCCAAAGTTTACAATTGTTTGATCTGGTAGCCAAAGGCGGTTGGGTCATGATACCCATTGCGTTTTTGTTCTTCTCGGCTCTTTACCTGATTTTCGAGCGCTATTTCGTGATCCGTTCTCAAACGAAATCAGATCCGAATTTTATCGACAATATTCGGGATATGGTGGCGCAGGGAAATATCAAATCAGCGGAGTCCTTTGCCAAGAATCAACGTACGGCAATGGGACGTGTTTTTGAAAAAGCCATTGGCCGGATTGGTTCACCGATCAAGGAAATTGAAAGTACGGTCGAAACCGTTGGGCAGATCGAATTGTCCCGGTTGGAGCGGAATATGGGTTATCTGGGAATCATTGCCGGTATTGCGCCGATGATGGGCTTTATCGGAACTATCTCCGGGATCATTCGTATTTTCTATGACATCTCCCTTTCCGATAATATCAGTGTCGGGATCATTGCCGGTGGTCTTTACGAAAAAATGATTACATCTGGCGCGGGTCTGATTGTCGGCGTTATTGCCTACACCGGCTACCACCTGCTGAATATGATGATTGAGCGGTTTACGCTGGCGCTCGAAATAAACGCCTTTGAGTTTATCGAAGTGCTTCAGAAACCAACTGCCGAGCCAGCCCGGATGCGTTAG
- a CDS encoding 3'-5' exonuclease, whose protein sequence is MTHQLVLKKPLAFFDLETTGINVAKDRIIDICIIKALPNGEVSSKNQRVNPGMPIPLESSMIHGIYDDDVIDAPPFKSVARTLAQFMDGCDLAGFNSNRFDVPLLVEEFLRANVDFDMKNRRMIDAQRIFHLMEPRNLSAAYRFYCNKELVGAHGAEADTIASLEVLNAQVQRYHGMVAKTDSGQDVVFENDVDMLHSLTANKNVDLAGRIVINEKGEEVFNFGKHKGFPVLDVLKKEPSFYDWMLKGEFPLDTKRRLTEIRLRMFSNGNGRK, encoded by the coding sequence ATGACGCATCAACTTGTACTCAAAAAACCGCTGGCCTTTTTCGATCTCGAAACAACCGGCATAAACGTCGCTAAAGACCGTATCATTGACATTTGCATCATTAAAGCATTGCCCAATGGTGAGGTTTCCAGCAAAAATCAGCGCGTCAATCCGGGTATGCCCATACCATTGGAGTCCAGCATGATTCATGGTATCTATGATGATGATGTGATCGATGCTCCTCCCTTTAAATCGGTTGCGCGTACGCTTGCCCAGTTTATGGATGGCTGCGATCTGGCAGGTTTCAACAGTAATCGTTTCGACGTTCCCCTTCTGGTCGAAGAATTTTTGCGGGCAAATGTCGATTTTGATATGAAAAACCGGCGGATGATCGATGCCCAGCGTATTTTTCATCTGATGGAGCCGCGTAATCTTTCGGCCGCCTATCGATTTTATTGTAACAAAGAATTGGTGGGTGCACACGGCGCTGAAGCTGATACGATTGCATCGCTTGAAGTACTCAATGCACAGGTGCAGCGCTATCATGGCATGGTCGCCAAAACCGATAGCGGTCAGGATGTCGTTTTTGAAAACGATGTTGACATGCTACACAGTCTGACTGCCAACAAAAACGTTGATCTGGCTGGTCGGATCGTTATCAACGAAAAAGGCGAAGAAGTTTTTAATTTTGGTAAACATAAAGGGTTTCCTGTGTTGGACGTGCTGAAGAAAGAACCCTCGTTTTATGACTGGATGTTAAAGGGTGAGTTTCCGCTCGATACGAAACGCCGGCTGACCGAAATTCGACTACGGATGTTTAGTAATGGTAACGGAAGGAAATAG
- a CDS encoding complex I subunit 4 family protein: MLTLFLILYPALAATLILLFRGERVKQAALVAALVELVLAGFAFFSFQPDATSQFGFDYPWLGTLGIRFSAGIDGISVLLVLLTGLLLPFIILSTFNRSYDRPSTFYALMLYMQAALVGVFTARDGFLFYLFFEAALIPIYFLAAMWGGENRIPVTFKFFVYTIFGSLFMLVALVYLYYQTPATGLIPHSAAITDFYKLKLTPEAQNWVFWAFFIAFAIKMPVFPFHTWQPDTYVESPTPATMLLAGIMLKMGVYGLIRFILPIVPLGVETWGKTAIILSVIGIIYGSIIAIRQRDMKRLIAYSSFSHVGLMAAGVFSQTETGMQGALVQMLAHGINVVGMFFVADIIFSRTNTRQLDQLGGITQTTPKLTVYFMIMLLGSVALPLTNGFIGEFLLLHGVFTYNHYLGLAAGFTIIFGAVYMLRMFQKSMFGPTSSRTESFADLTSSESWVFVPLVIMVFWIGIYPHTFLKVTEPAVANLMKYIGTTAVSMK; the protein is encoded by the coding sequence ATGCTTACACTATTTTTAATCCTTTACCCCGCCCTTGCGGCCACATTGATTCTGTTGTTTCGGGGAGAACGGGTAAAACAAGCGGCTTTAGTGGCTGCGCTGGTTGAATTAGTTTTGGCTGGCTTTGCTTTTTTTAGTTTTCAGCCGGATGCCACCTCTCAATTTGGCTTCGATTATCCCTGGCTTGGTACGCTAGGCATTCGGTTTAGTGCTGGAATTGATGGCATAAGTGTTCTGCTGGTGTTGCTGACAGGGCTACTACTACCCTTTATCATACTGTCTACATTCAATCGCAGTTACGACCGGCCAAGTACGTTCTATGCGTTGATGCTTTATATGCAGGCTGCGCTGGTAGGTGTTTTCACCGCTCGCGATGGCTTTTTGTTTTACTTGTTTTTCGAAGCAGCCCTGATACCAATTTACTTTCTGGCGGCTATGTGGGGGGGAGAAAATCGGATTCCGGTTACCTTTAAATTCTTCGTATACACCATTTTTGGTAGTTTATTTATGCTGGTTGCTCTGGTATATCTGTATTACCAAACACCGGCTACCGGCCTCATTCCGCATTCGGCTGCTATCACTGATTTCTATAAACTTAAGCTGACTCCCGAAGCTCAAAACTGGGTGTTCTGGGCGTTTTTTATCGCCTTTGCGATCAAGATGCCTGTATTCCCCTTTCATACCTGGCAACCTGATACATACGTTGAATCGCCGACCCCAGCAACCATGTTACTTGCCGGAATCATGCTGAAAATGGGGGTTTATGGATTAATCCGATTCATTCTGCCTATCGTGCCGCTTGGTGTTGAAACGTGGGGAAAAACGGCAATTATTCTGTCGGTAATTGGCATTATTTACGGCTCTATTATTGCCATTCGCCAGCGCGATATGAAGCGGCTGATTGCGTACTCGTCGTTCTCACACGTTGGCTTGATGGCCGCGGGTGTATTCTCACAAACCGAAACAGGGATGCAGGGGGCATTAGTACAAATGCTGGCACACGGTATAAATGTGGTAGGAATGTTCTTTGTTGCCGACATTATTTTCTCGCGCACCAACACCCGCCAGCTCGACCAATTAGGCGGCATTACGCAAACAACCCCTAAGCTGACCGTTTATTTCATGATTATGCTGTTGGGGAGTGTCGCCTTGCCGCTTACTAACGGATTCATCGGTGAGTTTCTGTTGCTGCATGGTGTTTTCACCTATAACCACTACCTGGGTCTGGCGGCTGGCTTTACGATCATTTTTGGGGCAGTCTATATGCTCCGGATGTTCCAGAAGAGCATGTTTGGGCCCACATCATCCCGTACCGAATCCTTTGCTGATCTAACCAGTTCCGAAAGCTGGGTATTTGTTCCGCTGGTTATTATGGTTTTCTGGATTGGCATATACCCACATACATTTTTAAAAGTAACTGAACCAGCCGTTGCTAACCTGATGAAATACATCGGAACCACAGCGGTATCAATGAAATAA
- a CDS encoding MIP/aquaporin family protein has translation MQTSPFLGELIGTAVLLLLGNGVVANVVLKQTKGESAGWIVITAGWAFAVTMGVFVAKAFGSTDAHLNPAVTVAFAVATNDYTHVVPYILAQLIGGFLGATLVWLHYYPHWAATPDPASKLACFATGPAIRNPGANFLSETLATIVLIVGLAGISSKNLGELAIGVGPYLVGILVWSIGLSLGGTTGYAINPARDLSPRLAYTILPIPQKGNSDWGYAWVPVLGPLAGAVIGGLLIRFFTL, from the coding sequence ATGCAAACCTCCCCCTTTCTTGGCGAATTAATTGGTACGGCTGTACTACTCCTATTGGGCAACGGTGTGGTGGCCAATGTCGTTCTAAAACAAACTAAAGGCGAATCTGCCGGATGGATCGTCATTACGGCAGGTTGGGCATTTGCTGTCACAATGGGCGTTTTCGTAGCCAAAGCCTTTGGAAGTACAGACGCTCATTTGAATCCGGCGGTTACGGTTGCTTTTGCCGTCGCTACCAATGACTACACGCATGTTGTTCCCTATATCCTTGCCCAACTGATTGGTGGTTTTTTGGGAGCAACGCTGGTCTGGTTACACTATTACCCACACTGGGCTGCAACGCCCGACCCGGCCTCTAAACTCGCCTGCTTCGCCACTGGCCCCGCTATCCGCAATCCGGGGGCTAATTTCCTCAGCGAAACACTGGCCACAATTGTCCTTATTGTTGGCTTAGCGGGTATCTCTTCGAAAAATTTAGGTGAATTAGCCATTGGTGTTGGACCCTACCTGGTCGGTATTCTGGTCTGGAGTATTGGCCTTTCGCTGGGCGGAACCACCGGCTATGCAATTAATCCCGCCCGCGATTTAAGTCCGCGACTGGCCTACACGATCCTTCCGATCCCACAAAAAGGAAATTCTGACTGGGGCTATGCTTGGGTACCTGTGCTTGGGCCACTCGCGGGAGCCGTAATTGGTGGATTATTGATTCGTTTTTTCACATTGTAG
- a CDS encoding ExbD/TolR family protein, whose amino-acid sequence MKIRRKTKFAAEVATSSLNDIMFFLLLFFLIISTVANPNVIKLLLPKAASTQQLSKKQVTLSVDEKKQYYIDKKPVDPANLETELKTIMAGIAEPTVVVRFDKTLTVQDLVDVLQTGAKLNIKMVMATSK is encoded by the coding sequence ATGAAAATCAGAAGAAAAACTAAGTTTGCTGCCGAAGTTGCAACGTCTTCGCTGAACGACATCATGTTTTTCCTGTTGTTGTTCTTCCTGATCATTTCGACGGTAGCAAATCCGAACGTTATAAAACTCCTGTTGCCCAAGGCTGCGTCGACGCAGCAGTTGAGCAAGAAGCAGGTAACGCTGTCGGTAGACGAGAAAAAGCAATATTACATCGATAAAAAACCAGTCGATCCGGCCAATCTGGAAACAGAACTGAAAACCATCATGGCCGGTATTGCCGAACCGACCGTTGTTGTGCGTTTTGATAAAACATTGACGGTTCAGGATTTAGTCGATGTGCTCCAAACGGGTGCTAAACTGAATATTAAGATGGTTATGGCTACCTCGAAGTAG
- a CDS encoding FAD-dependent oxidoreductase → MIADYTEAAVCRVDDLVDGQLKEVRVGDTDVLLARADGQFYALHPKCAHYQAPLAKGLLNGHRLICPWHNACFDVRNGHRLEAPALNGLPTHEVRIEGGQVFVRLTTDKESLENPMVAPDPSTEETYVIVGGGGAGAFAVEGLREGGFIGKIVMLTASQEAPYDRPNCSKDYLQGKAPDEWMPLRSDEFYKDYGIDIRTNQHVTSLDATTRQIELASGETLTYDKALICSGGKPNPLPGLDPELKGVYTLRSLHDSQKLREMGQQGKRVVIVGSSFIGLEGAMSLRKLGSDVDVVGMDDVPFAKIVGEKIGRLMQGWHEKEGIRFHLGRKIDRLEGSGAVNAVLLDNGQRLSADFVLLGLGVKPNTDFLKAIPREKDGGVKTDNYLKLADGLYAAGDIAHYPITDGTQRIEHWKVAGLQGYTAGMNMAGKEQSYSSIPFFWTNQQGKRINYVGHADHFDAIIYDGDPETDEAFLALYVLNDQIKAAAGLKRDQDIIAIRELLHAGRMPSVEDVRQGINWVDELKKA, encoded by the coding sequence ATGATTGCTGACTACACCGAAGCCGCCGTTTGCCGCGTTGATGATCTTGTCGATGGTCAACTAAAAGAAGTTCGCGTTGGTGATACCGACGTGTTATTAGCTCGCGCTGATGGACAATTCTACGCGCTTCATCCTAAATGTGCTCATTATCAGGCTCCTTTGGCGAAAGGGCTACTCAATGGCCACCGGCTCATTTGCCCCTGGCATAATGCCTGCTTTGATGTCAGAAATGGGCACCGACTCGAAGCGCCAGCTCTGAATGGTCTACCTACGCATGAAGTGCGCATTGAGGGTGGTCAGGTGTTCGTGCGGCTAACGACTGATAAGGAAAGTCTTGAAAATCCGATGGTTGCACCTGATCCGTCTACTGAAGAAACCTATGTCATCGTTGGTGGGGGAGGAGCCGGGGCATTTGCGGTAGAGGGCTTGCGGGAAGGCGGTTTTATCGGTAAAATCGTGATGCTCACTGCCAGCCAGGAAGCGCCTTATGACCGGCCTAATTGCTCAAAAGATTACTTGCAGGGAAAGGCTCCCGATGAATGGATGCCACTCCGTTCGGATGAGTTCTATAAGGATTATGGCATTGATATTCGTACCAATCAACACGTAACGTCGCTTGATGCCACCACCCGGCAAATTGAACTGGCTTCTGGAGAGACCCTTACGTATGATAAGGCATTGATTTGCTCGGGCGGTAAGCCCAATCCATTGCCAGGGCTAGATCCCGAATTGAAAGGAGTTTATACATTGCGTAGCCTGCACGATAGCCAAAAACTGCGTGAAATGGGTCAGCAGGGAAAGCGGGTTGTTATTGTGGGGAGTTCCTTTATCGGATTAGAAGGCGCGATGAGTTTACGAAAACTGGGTAGTGATGTAGACGTTGTTGGTATGGATGACGTGCCATTTGCAAAAATAGTAGGCGAAAAAATTGGTCGGCTGATGCAGGGCTGGCACGAAAAAGAAGGTATTCGATTTCATTTAGGACGCAAAATAGATCGCCTGGAAGGTAGCGGTGCGGTTAATGCGGTTTTGCTTGATAATGGCCAACGCCTTTCGGCTGACTTTGTCTTGCTGGGATTGGGAGTAAAACCGAATACGGACTTTTTGAAGGCCATTCCACGCGAAAAAGACGGAGGTGTTAAAACTGATAATTATCTAAAACTGGCTGATGGACTCTATGCGGCTGGCGACATCGCTCATTATCCCATAACAGATGGTACGCAGCGGATTGAGCACTGGAAAGTGGCTGGTTTACAAGGATATACTGCTGGAATGAATATGGCAGGGAAAGAGCAGTCCTATTCATCTATCCCTTTTTTCTGGACAAATCAGCAGGGGAAACGAATCAATTACGTTGGCCATGCGGATCATTTCGATGCTATTATCTACGACGGAGACCCTGAAACAGACGAAGCGTTTCTGGCATTGTATGTTCTGAATGATCAGATAAAAGCCGCTGCCGGACTCAAGCGTGATCAGGACATTATTGCCATTCGGGAACTGTTGCATGCCGGGCGAATGCCTTCGGTTGAGGATGTTCGGCAAGGTATAAACTGGGTCGACGAACTGAAAAAAGCCTAA
- a CDS encoding zinc-dependent alcohol dehydrogenase family protein — MKSIIFEQTGKPADILKATEIPMPEPGPNEVRIKVIASPINPSDITFVQNLYGIRPHLPSGAGFEGVGIVDALGEGVQMRTGMRVSFTSIGTWSEYAIAHQRSLIPVPDAISDDVAAQLFVNPFTAYAMVQDSGVPEGGWLMLTAAGSAFGKMVIQLCKMRGINTIGTVRRDDLNNDLKALGLTEVINIETESLTTRVKQITDGAGVSCVLDAVGGHTATESLKCLAKGGTMIIYGVLSLQDPAINAGLLIFRELTLKGFWLTDWMRRVDSQTRQDVAQNVISLLASGKIQLPVEASYALDQITEAVEHAERHGRWGKILVKPS, encoded by the coding sequence ATGAAAAGCATCATTTTTGAACAAACCGGCAAACCGGCTGATATTCTTAAAGCTACAGAAATACCCATGCCCGAACCAGGTCCGAACGAGGTCCGGATAAAAGTCATTGCTTCTCCCATTAATCCGTCGGATATTACATTCGTACAAAATCTTTATGGTATCCGGCCCCATTTGCCGTCAGGAGCGGGGTTTGAGGGAGTGGGGATTGTCGATGCCCTGGGCGAAGGAGTTCAGATGCGGACAGGAATGCGGGTAAGCTTCACAAGCATTGGAACCTGGTCGGAATATGCCATTGCGCACCAGCGGAGCCTGATTCCTGTGCCTGATGCCATCTCCGATGACGTTGCCGCTCAGTTGTTTGTCAACCCGTTTACGGCCTACGCCATGGTTCAGGATTCGGGTGTACCAGAGGGTGGTTGGCTAATGCTGACAGCTGCCGGATCGGCATTCGGAAAAATGGTGATTCAATTGTGCAAAATGCGCGGGATCAATACAATTGGTACTGTTAGGCGCGATGATCTCAACAATGATCTTAAAGCATTAGGTCTGACAGAGGTCATCAATATAGAGACTGAAAGTTTAACCACACGTGTAAAGCAAATTACGGATGGTGCTGGCGTTTCGTGCGTGCTCGATGCTGTAGGTGGACATACGGCGACTGAATCCCTCAAATGCCTCGCTAAAGGCGGGACGATGATTATTTATGGCGTATTAAGTCTACAGGACCCAGCCATTAATGCTGGACTGCTTATTTTTCGGGAACTGACCCTAAAGGGTTTCTGGCTGACTGACTGGATGCGCAGGGTGGATAGCCAGACCCGGCAGGATGTTGCTCAGAATGTGATTAGTCTCTTGGCATCGGGTAAAATTCAGCTACCTGTTGAAGCTTCCTATGCACTTGACCAGATTACTGAAGCCGTTGAGCATGCGGAGCGGCACGGGCGATGGGGAAAGATTCTGGTGAAACCTTCGTGA
- the nuoL gene encoding NADH-quinone oxidoreductase subunit L, whose translation MQIELLCALIPLFPLIGFLINGVGFRRVPKGLAGGLATVAVLASFLTSIYLFGAFQTGNSQTIVATLFDWISVGDLHINFSFQIDQLSLLMLLVVTGVGTLIHLYSIGYMSHDEGFGKFMAFLNLFIFFMLLLVMGSNYVIMFIGWEGVGLCSYLLIGFWNKNTSYNNAARKAFVMNRIGDLGFLLGIFMLINTFGTVEYLDIFKQATSLEIGDKTILLITMLLFVGAMGKSAQIPLYTWLPDAMAGPTPVSALIHAATMVTAGIYMVVRSNVLYTLAPLTLEIVGIIAIATALLAASIGLLQNDIKKVLAYSTVSQLGYMFLGLSATAYTAGMFHVITHAFFKALLFLGAGSVIHAMSDEQDIRKMGGLRKSLPITFITFLIGTIAISGLPPFAGFFSKDEILAHVFEHNKLLWVLGVIGSGLTSFYMFRLLFLTFFGEFRGTEEQRHHLHESPATITAPLVVLAILSAIGGVLNLPGSGWLGDFMAPLFEGSRQVNPEAFAESTIEHTTEYILMAVSAGVALVALVIAYVMYISRGAVPAPETADRSLPEQVVYNKYYVDELYEAIIIRPIRGLGDTLYSFGEGIIDGVVNGVAWLVRQSSAQLRLLQNGSIGFYVFAMVLSIAAIFALRFFIRF comes from the coding sequence ATGCAAATAGAATTACTCTGTGCGTTAATTCCGCTTTTCCCGCTGATCGGTTTTCTGATCAATGGCGTTGGCTTTCGTCGAGTACCTAAGGGCCTGGCCGGGGGCCTGGCTACGGTTGCCGTATTAGCTTCTTTTTTGACATCAATTTATCTGTTCGGAGCCTTCCAGACGGGTAACAGCCAAACCATCGTTGCAACGCTTTTCGATTGGATCAGCGTTGGCGATCTGCATATCAATTTCTCGTTCCAGATCGACCAGTTGTCTTTATTGATGCTGCTGGTCGTAACGGGTGTTGGAACGCTTATTCACTTGTATAGTATTGGCTATATGAGCCATGATGAAGGATTTGGCAAATTCATGGCCTTCCTGAATCTGTTCATATTCTTCATGCTCTTGCTGGTAATGGGCTCCAACTACGTCATTATGTTTATTGGCTGGGAGGGAGTTGGACTGTGTTCGTATCTGCTCATTGGCTTCTGGAACAAAAACACCAGCTATAACAATGCGGCCCGGAAAGCTTTTGTCATGAACCGTATTGGGGATCTGGGCTTTCTGCTGGGTATATTCATGCTCATTAATACGTTTGGCACAGTTGAATATCTTGACATTTTTAAGCAGGCTACGAGCTTAGAGATCGGCGATAAAACGATTCTTCTGATTACCATGCTGCTATTTGTTGGCGCAATGGGTAAATCGGCTCAGATTCCGCTCTATACCTGGCTGCCCGACGCTATGGCTGGCCCAACGCCGGTATCGGCACTGATTCACGCAGCCACGATGGTGACAGCTGGTATTTATATGGTTGTTCGCTCGAATGTACTTTACACGCTGGCACCGCTTACCCTGGAAATTGTTGGAATCATCGCCATCGCCACTGCATTACTGGCGGCTTCGATCGGCTTATTACAAAACGATATCAAGAAGGTACTGGCTTACTCGACTGTTTCGCAGTTGGGCTACATGTTCCTTGGTTTAAGTGCAACAGCCTATACCGCGGGCATGTTTCACGTCATTACGCACGCATTCTTCAAAGCCTTGCTATTCCTCGGGGCTGGTAGCGTTATCCACGCGATGTCCGATGAACAGGACATTCGAAAAATGGGTGGCTTACGGAAATCGTTGCCCATAACATTTATTACGTTCTTAATCGGAACGATTGCTATTTCGGGTTTACCTCCATTTGCCGGGTTCTTCTCGAAAGATGAAATTCTGGCGCATGTTTTCGAACACAACAAACTTTTGTGGGTGCTCGGTGTAATTGGGTCCGGTCTGACTTCTTTTTATATGTTCCGGTTGCTGTTCCTGACCTTCTTTGGTGAATTCCGGGGAACGGAAGAACAGCGGCACCACCTTCATGAATCACCCGCAACGATAACTGCGCCACTGGTTGTGCTGGCAATCCTGTCAGCCATTGGTGGAGTTTTAAATTTACCGGGCTCAGGTTGGTTAGGCGATTTCATGGCTCCTTTGTTTGAAGGATCACGTCAGGTAAACCCCGAAGCGTTCGCTGAATCGACCATTGAACACACAACGGAATACATTCTCATGGCCGTTTCGGCGGGTGTGGCTCTGGTGGCTCTGGTCATCGCTTATGTGATGTATATTAGCCGCGGAGCGGTTCCTGCTCCTGAAACCGCCGACCGGTCGTTGCCCGAACAGGTCGTTTATAACAAATATTACGTAGACGAATTATACGAGGCTATCATTATTCGGCCAATTCGTGGCCTGGGTGACACCTTATATAGTTTTGGCGAAGGAATTATTGACGGCGTTGTCAATGGTGTAGCGTGGCTGGTTCGGCAAAGTTCAGCTCAACTGCGACTCCTGCAAAATGGCTCGATTGGTTTCTACGTATTTGCGATGGTGCTTAGCATTGCCGCCATTTTTGCCCTACGGTTTTTTATTCGGTTCTAG
- the nuoK gene encoding NADH-quinone oxidoreductase subunit NuoK, translating to MQPTQDVLIPEVIQQIPLTYYLILSTALFVIGIIGVLTRRNAIIIFMSIELMLNAVNLLLIAFSSYRSDSAGQVFVFFIMAVAAAEVSVGLAIIVMIYRNTRSIDVGLLNKLKW from the coding sequence ATGCAACCCACGCAGGACGTCCTCATTCCGGAAGTCATTCAGCAGATACCGCTCACGTATTACCTGATTCTCAGCACAGCGCTGTTTGTCATCGGCATCATCGGCGTATTGACCCGACGCAACGCCATTATCATCTTCATGTCGATCGAGTTGATGCTTAATGCCGTCAACTTATTGCTCATCGCATTTTCGTCCTATCGTTCCGACTCTGCGGGGCAGGTATTCGTCTTTTTCATCATGGCTGTGGCGGCCGCCGAAGTATCGGTCGGGCTGGCTATTATTGTCATGATTTATCGCAATACCCGATCGATCGACGTTGGGCTGCTTAATAAGTTGAAATGGTGA